The Arachis ipaensis cultivar K30076 chromosome B10, Araip1.1, whole genome shotgun sequence DNA window TTATTATCCTTGCACATATACAGCCACTGCCTATCTTCCCCTAATCCACCAAAGAAAGGGTGCACCATAATCGCACCCTCCACATTTATACCATTCGGTGGTCCTGTTTTTCCCACTTGGCTGACCACGTAATGGGTGATGTTACCGCCAGCACTGTTTCCGGCGATGAAAACACGCTGCAGGTCGGCGTAGTCGTTTAGCCAAGGCTCCGGCCCGGCCCCGTTTGCGTGCAACGCAATCCAATCGAGGGAGGTCAAGGCCTCCTCGTAGCAAGCAGGTGGTGGTCGGGCCGGGAACTTGGAGTACTCTACGGAGACAGCAAGGACGTTGGATTGATTGGCGATGTCGGCGAGATGGTTAGTATATTCTGGAGAAAGGGCAGACCTGGAGCAGAAGCCACTCCCATGGAAGTAGAGGACGACGGGGAGTTTTCTGTTGTCAGGGTTTTTTGGGAGGAAGAGGCGAGCGATGAGGCGAGGGTTGGTGGTGGTGATTTCAGCATCTTTGATGTGGAGTTCGAAGGGAGGAACGAATGCTGGTAGAGGACGGAGGACCTCCACGGTTCCGTCTGTGTAGACAACAAAGAAGTCGAACTCGTGAAATATCTCCTTTTTCGGCGGGGTAGCTGCCACTGTTGTTATGCGTTTTTTGTTGTTTGGTGCAGTGCTTAGAGAGAGAGATTGATGAATCTTAGGGCTGTAGGTGAATGAAAGGTTTGTTTCCCGAGGTGGCGTAGGGGTCATCAGACGGAAAAAATCATATTGCTTGAGGAAGGAAGAGCTCAACGATGTCATGgttgccattgttgttgttgtgtgtATGTTGGACTGCTAAGATAGAGTGATGAATGTGGTGAGGGTTTCAGATGGACGAAGGCTTCACTTATATAATGAATGGATTCAACTAATAACCATTCTCCATTCTTCATGGAAAAAGAGAACATGTTAGCTGGAATCTACCTTTTTAAATTGTTATTATTCTTAGTCATATGGACACATGGaggctgatttttttttgttatggaagaGCTGGATGTGCTTTGCCGGGTTATGGGATGAGGATGAGCTATACCAATATGTGGGACAGGTTTTTTGTTCAAAGATGGTGAGAAGAAATCGGACCAGCGATTtactttttgaaatttttttgagcaaatcggagggtccgttttGCATGTAGAGGAGGAATGAAAATAACATTAAGCAAATCGGACCCTGCGACTTGTATGtgaacaaaatttttttatataactttAAGGTAATCGCATGGTCCGTTTTCTTTGTTAACGAAGTTTTGGATATAGGCTGAGCAACTTGCACGGTCCGATTTGGCCAGGACAACTCTCTCGATCCGATTTGTATGTGAACTGACACCATACGAATGTAAAGCTCTCCTCCTCTTCATAACCCCGTCCAGCACCAACCTTAGTTCCATATTAAAACTAATTTGCGACACATGGAAGATGCTGGTGGTTTTTTTNNNNNNNNNNNNNNNNNNNNNNNNNNNNNNNNNNNNNNNNNNNNNNNNNNNNNNNNNNNNNNNNNNNNNNNNNNNNNNNNNNNNNNNNNNNNNNNNNNNNNNGAAAAgtttaggatttaaaatttaaaataaaaaaataattttaataaaattcgattaatattaactaaaaaataattaattttctagTTAAATTCAATTATATTTTAGCATAGGAGAGAAATTGAACATGTGAATCATGCttccatttaattttttatttttctattgttcTCGATATGAGATGCATGCAGGCACCATCAATGTTGTATTTATTTTCCCCCTCTTTTGTAGATGGTCAATTTGTACATATTATTATTCTATACATTGCTTCAGTCAATACTCAATACAATAATACACAAACGTGCAATGCATGATAATATGATATAACCCTTTTGCAACATAAATATAAAGATTAACATATTATTggagttaatttttattttcgtGAATCATTTTacgaaaaaatataaaatatacacccCTGCAAAAATTTACTTGTTACtctaaagagtttaaaaaattgTTTATAACTGGTTCTAAGCATATAGATTTTGggaacaaattttaaataaatatNNNNNNNNNNNNNNNNNNNNNNNNNNNNNNNNNNNNNNNNNNNNNNNNNNNNNNNNNNNNNNNNNNNNNNNNNNNNNNNNNNNNNNNNNNNNNNNNNNNNNNNNNNNNNNNNNNNNNNNNNNNNNNNNNNNNNNNNNNNNNNNNNNNNNNNNNNNNNNNNNNNNNNNNNNNNNNNNNNNNNNNNNNNNNNNNNNNNNNNNNNNNNNNNNNNNNNNNNNNNNNNNNNNNNNNNNNNNNNNNNNNNNNNNNNNNNNNNNNNNNNNNNNNNNNNNNNNNNNNNNNNNNNNNNNNNNNNNNNNNNNNNNNNNNNNNNNNNNNNNNNNNNNNNNNNNNNNNNNNNNNNNNNNNNNNNNNNNNNNNNNNNNNNNNNNNNNNNNNNNNNNNNNNNNNNNNNNNNNNNNNNNNNNNNNNNNNNNNNNNNNNNNNNNNNNNNNNNNNNNNNNNNNNNNNNNNNNNNNNNNNNNNNNNNNNNNNNNNNNNNNNNNNNNNNNNNNNNNNNNNNNNNNNNNNNNNNNNNNNNNNNNNNNNNNNNNNNNNNNNNNNNNNNNNNNNNNNNNNNNNNNNNNNNNNNNNNNNNNNNNNNNNNNNNNNNNNNNNNNNNNNNNNNNNNNNNNNNNNNNNNNNNNNNNNNNNNNNNNNNNNNNNNNNNNNNNNNNNNNNNNNNNNNNNNNNNNNNNNNNNNNNNNNNNNNNNNNNNNNNNNNNNNNNNNNNNNNNNNNNNNNNNNNNNNNNNNNNNNNNNNNNNNNNNNNNNNNNNNNNNNNNNNNNNNNNNNNNNNNNNNNNNNNNNNNNNNNNNNNNNNNNNNNNNNNNNNNNNNNNNNNNNNNNNNNNNNNNNNNNNNNNNNNNNNNNNNNNNNNNNNNNNNNNNNNNNNNNNNNNNNNNNNNNNNNNNNNNNNNNNNNNNNNNNNNNNNNNNNNNNNNNNNNNNNNNNNNNNNNNNNNNNNNNNNNNNNNNNNNNNNNNNNNNNNNNNNNNNNNNNNNNNNNNNNNNNNNNNNNNNNNNNNNNNNNNNNNNNNNNNNNNNNNNNNNNNNNNNNNNNNNNNNNNNNNNNNNNNNNNNNNNNNNNNNNNNNNNNNNNNNNNNNNNNcacttagaaattttttttttttaatttttttatgcaaaaaattCTGTTATAAAAATAAATCTTATTTGATTAATAATACTGTTAGAACTCGAGAGAAAACTAATACAATAAATTATATCTTCAAATGTGTTGATAATGAAAGAATACAAAACTATTTATAGAAATATAATCAACTACTATCATAAATAAATTTAcaactactaattactactaatcTAATTCTCAACTACTCAATATTCTTTGATAAATACAATATAGATATTATTAAAGGGTCAACTGAAccattcttcttcaaaatttGCGAATCCAAAATCTTCTTGGGGCAATTGTTTACAGGATACATATGGCAATTTTAAACTGTATAGGAACGTTGGGTAGATGGGAACTTGCTGAGGTTTTCTTTGGAACACGTGATGAAATAGTGTTTGCAATTGTAATCATTAAAAATCttatagaataattaaatttaaggCCTAGAATATTACACTAAATCCTATTGTGCTCGGTTTATTGATCAAGGCAAAGATCATATATTGATCCACCGAAATAAGAAGGAATGAAGGTTAGAAGAAGAGAAGTTGCAAAGACCAAaggacaaaaataaagaaaagaaaaaataattaacgaGGAGGAGTTGATTGAGGTCTggactaaaaaattaaaaattaactaaaaataatcaaaatttgtcttatttaatatttaatatattttaag harbors:
- the LOC107622970 gene encoding probable carboxylesterase 1 gives rise to the protein MATMTSLSSSFLKQYDFFRLMTPTPPRETNLSFTYSPKIHQSLSLSTAPNNKKRITTVAATPPKKEIFHEFDFFVVYTDGTVEVLRPLPAFVPPFELHIKDAEITTTNPRLIARLFLPKNPDNRKLPVVLYFHGSGFCSRSALSPEYTNHLADIANQSNVLAVSVEYSKFPARPPPACYEEALTSLDWIALHANGAGPEPWLNDYADLQRVFIAGNSAGGNITHYVVSQVGKTGPPNGINVEGAIMVHPFFGGLGEDRQWLYMCKDNKGPEDPRLKPAAEDLNTLGCRRVLVCVAETDPLRPAGENYFRDLKNSSWGGRVELELNKGIGHSDQVYKPYDENSRLVVPRIATFIKQQ